A stretch of Allostreptomyces psammosilenae DNA encodes these proteins:
- a CDS encoding TetR/AcrR family transcriptional regulator, whose product MPAKPRTGRTPGSPDNRQAILDAAGAQFAELGYDRATIRGIARAAGVDPALVYHYFGSKHRLFADTMELPVSPADILPDVLAGDRETVAWRLLTAVLGVWEEALPGQSRVAAVLRSSVTHEQSAAMLREFLTSQVLGRLTRALGDDRPELRASLAASQMVGLAMSRYVLKIEPLASAAPEELVPLYAPVVQHYLTGPLGELPSRARHTEPVS is encoded by the coding sequence ATGCCCGCCAAGCCGCGCACCGGGCGAACGCCGGGCTCCCCCGACAACCGGCAGGCCATCCTGGACGCCGCCGGGGCCCAGTTCGCCGAGCTCGGCTACGACCGCGCCACGATCCGCGGCATCGCCCGCGCCGCCGGGGTGGATCCGGCGCTCGTCTACCACTACTTCGGCTCCAAGCACCGGCTGTTCGCCGACACCATGGAACTGCCGGTCTCCCCCGCCGACATCCTGCCCGACGTGCTCGCCGGGGACCGGGAGACCGTCGCCTGGCGGCTGCTGACCGCCGTCCTCGGGGTGTGGGAGGAGGCACTGCCCGGCCAGAGCCGGGTGGCCGCCGTGCTGCGCTCCTCCGTCACCCACGAGCAGTCCGCGGCGATGCTGCGGGAGTTCCTCACCTCCCAGGTGTTGGGCAGGCTGACCCGCGCGCTCGGCGACGACCGGCCCGAACTGCGCGCCTCGCTGGCCGCCTCCCAGATGGTGGGGCTGGCCATGTCCCGCTACGTGCTCAAGATCGAGCCCCTGGCCTCGGCCGCCCCCGAGGAGCTGGTCCCCCTCTACGCCCCGGTGGTGCAGCACTACCTGACCGGCCCGCTCGGCGAACTGCCCTCCCGCGCCCGCCACACCGAACCGGTCTCCTGA
- the nucS gene encoding endonuclease NucS, with protein sequence MRLVIARCSVDYAGRLTAHLPSALRLILIKADGSVSIHADDRAYKPLNWMSPPCTLREEDGLWTVVNKGGEKLLITIEEVVHDSSHELGVDPGLVKDGVEAHLQELLADRIETLGAGWTLVRREYPTAIGPVDILCRDADGGTVAVEIKRRGEIDGVEQLTRYLELLNRDPLLAPVKGVFAAQEIKPQARVLATDRGIGCVVLDYDALRGIEDDKLRLF encoded by the coding sequence GTGCGTCTCGTCATTGCCCGTTGCTCCGTGGACTACGCCGGCCGGCTCACCGCCCACCTGCCGTCGGCGCTCCGCCTCATCCTGATCAAGGCCGACGGCTCGGTGTCCATCCACGCCGACGACCGCGCCTACAAGCCGCTGAACTGGATGTCCCCGCCCTGCACGCTGAGGGAGGAGGACGGGCTGTGGACGGTGGTGAACAAGGGCGGCGAGAAGCTGCTGATCACCATCGAGGAGGTCGTCCACGACTCCAGCCACGAACTCGGCGTCGACCCGGGCCTGGTCAAGGACGGCGTCGAGGCGCACCTGCAGGAGCTCCTGGCCGACCGCATAGAGACGCTCGGCGCGGGCTGGACGCTGGTCCGCCGCGAGTACCCCACGGCCATCGGCCCGGTGGACATCCTGTGCCGGGACGCCGACGGCGGCACCGTCGCGGTGGAGATCAAGCGCCGCGGCGAGATCGACGGCGTCGAGCAGCTCACCCGCTACCTGGAACTGCTCAACCGGGACCCGCTGCTGGCCCCGGTGAAGGGCGTCTTCGCGGCCCAGGAGATCAAGCCGCAGGCCCGGGTGCTGGCCACCGACCGCGGCATCGGCTGCGTCGTGCTGGACTACGACGCCCTGCGCGGCATCGAGGACGACAAGCTCCGGCTGTTCTGA
- a CDS encoding SCO5389 family protein: MSLDVSPQLLAKAEQGPVDDAEFVDCVRTSLPYAWEMISSLVARLRADGGPFADNTTPPPSERERGQLLRAMASDAIRGALERHFEVRLAFQNCHRVAVFPTDGAGEAVRERFTSVRAQLLNQSPVLRDC; the protein is encoded by the coding sequence ATGTCGCTCGACGTCTCACCACAACTCCTGGCCAAGGCCGAGCAGGGGCCAGTGGACGACGCGGAGTTCGTCGACTGCGTCCGGACCTCCCTGCCCTACGCCTGGGAGATGATCAGCTCGCTGGTGGCGCGGCTGCGGGCCGACGGCGGCCCGTTCGCCGACAACACCACCCCGCCGCCCAGCGAGCGTGAACGCGGACAACTGCTGCGGGCGATGGCCTCCGACGCGATCCGCGGCGCGCTGGAGCGGCACTTCGAGGTGCGCCTGGCCTTCCAGAACTGCCACCGGGTCGCGGTGTTCCCCACGGACGGGGCCGGGGAGGCCGTGCGGGAACGTTTCACCTCCGTGCGGGCGCAGCTGCTGAACCAGTCGCCGGTGCTGCGCGACTGCTGA
- a CDS encoding ATP/GTP-binding protein, whose protein sequence is MSPRRNRPNRPQPPTYSESGFGNERTEPYAGGEWVVRSVAGTSAAKHYRCPGCEQEIPPGVGHVVAWPQHGDVDDRRHWHRACWNARDRRRPDTLRARNAPRY, encoded by the coding sequence GTGAGCCCGCGACGCAACCGCCCCAACCGCCCACAGCCGCCCACGTACTCGGAGAGCGGTTTCGGCAACGAGCGCACCGAGCCGTACGCCGGCGGCGAGTGGGTCGTGCGCTCGGTGGCCGGCACCTCCGCCGCGAAGCACTACCGCTGCCCGGGGTGCGAGCAGGAGATCCCGCCCGGCGTGGGCCACGTGGTGGCCTGGCCGCAGCACGGCGACGTCGACGACCGCCGGCACTGGCACCGCGCCTGCTGGAACGCCAGGGACCGGCGCCGCCCGGACACCCTGCGGGCCCGCAACGCGCCGCGCTACTAG
- a CDS encoding alpha/beta fold hydrolase, giving the protein MTESPHPFPASTAGADTLFVRESGVGHPVVLLHAFPLSSRMWAAHHDGLISDSCRLITPDLRGAGRTPLGPDAPDLDVCADDVAALLDAAGLDRAVVGGVSMGGYVALAFARRHPERLSGLVLADTKAAADTEEARANRLRIAETLEREGTTRVLLENVPNLVGETTRRQRPDTLAEIEAMVRETPARGAAWAQRAMAARPDSGPGLARVEVPALVLVGEEDTITPPEHAGELAEALPNALLETVPQAGHLAAVEDPRAFAGHVVRFVAALGED; this is encoded by the coding sequence ATGACGGAATCGCCCCACCCCTTCCCCGCGTCGACGGCCGGCGCCGACACCCTCTTCGTCCGGGAGAGCGGCGTCGGCCACCCCGTCGTGCTGCTGCACGCCTTCCCGCTCTCCTCCCGGATGTGGGCGGCCCACCACGACGGTCTGATCAGCGACTCCTGCCGGCTCATCACCCCCGACCTGCGCGGCGCCGGCCGCACGCCGCTGGGCCCGGACGCCCCCGACCTCGACGTCTGCGCCGACGACGTCGCCGCGCTGCTGGACGCGGCCGGGCTGGACCGGGCCGTCGTCGGCGGGGTGTCCATGGGCGGCTACGTCGCCCTCGCCTTCGCCCGGCGCCACCCGGAGCGGCTGAGCGGACTCGTCCTGGCCGACACCAAGGCGGCGGCCGACACCGAGGAGGCCCGCGCGAACCGGCTGCGCATCGCGGAGACCCTGGAGCGGGAGGGCACCACCCGGGTGCTGCTGGAGAACGTGCCGAACCTGGTCGGCGAGACCACCCGGCGCCAGCGGCCGGACACCCTCGCCGAGATCGAGGCGATGGTGCGCGAGACGCCCGCGCGGGGCGCCGCCTGGGCGCAGCGGGCCATGGCGGCGCGCCCCGACAGCGGCCCGGGGCTCGCACGGGTGGAGGTGCCCGCGCTGGTCCTGGTGGGGGAGGAGGACACCATCACGCCCCCGGAGCACGCCGGGGAGCTGGCCGAGGCGCTGCCGAACGCGCTGCTGGAGACCGTGCCGCAGGCCGGACACCTCGCCGCGGTGGAGGATCCCCGGGCCTTCGCCGGACACGTCGTGCGCTTCGTGGCGGCCCTCGGCGAGGACTGA
- a CDS encoding cellulose-binding protein, which yields MSDTSSLHGFDIVRRGYERAQVDERIAKLVSDRDSALSRITALEKRIEELHLESQTMQAQAAEAEPSYAGLGARVEKILRLAEEEARELRDEARRAADQHRELAEAAAQQVRNDAEKYAAERKAKAEEEGARIIDKATSEAAQLRSDAAKDAANKREEADALFEETRAKAAQAAADFETNLAKRRDQSERDLAARQAKAEKRLAEIEHRAEQLRLEAEKLRTDAERRARQTVETAQRQAEDIVADANAKADRVRSEAERELAALTNRRDSINAQLTNVREMLATLTGAAVAAASEPQDEPLTRTVPAQAQQRG from the coding sequence ATGAGCGACACATCCTCACTGCACGGCTTCGACATCGTGCGTCGCGGATACGAACGGGCCCAGGTGGACGAGCGCATCGCCAAGCTCGTCAGCGACCGCGACAGCGCGCTCAGCCGGATCACCGCGCTGGAGAAGCGCATCGAGGAACTGCACCTCGAAAGCCAGACGATGCAGGCGCAGGCGGCCGAGGCGGAGCCTTCCTACGCCGGGCTCGGCGCCCGGGTGGAGAAGATCCTGCGACTGGCCGAGGAGGAGGCCCGGGAGCTGCGCGACGAGGCCCGCCGCGCCGCCGACCAGCACCGGGAGCTCGCCGAGGCCGCCGCCCAGCAGGTGCGCAACGACGCCGAGAAGTACGCGGCGGAGCGCAAGGCGAAGGCCGAGGAGGAGGGCGCCCGGATCATCGACAAGGCGACCTCCGAGGCGGCGCAGCTGCGTTCCGACGCGGCGAAGGACGCGGCGAACAAGCGGGAGGAGGCCGACGCGCTCTTCGAGGAGACGCGGGCCAAGGCCGCGCAGGCCGCCGCGGACTTCGAGACCAACCTGGCCAAGCGGCGCGACCAGTCCGAGCGGGACCTGGCCGCGCGTCAGGCCAAGGCGGAGAAGCGGCTGGCGGAGATCGAGCACCGCGCGGAGCAGCTGCGGCTGGAGGCCGAGAAGCTGCGCACGGACGCCGAGCGCCGGGCCCGGCAGACGGTCGAGACGGCCCAGCGGCAGGCCGAGGACATCGTGGCCGACGCCAACGCCAAGGCGGACCGGGTGCGTTCCGAGGCGGAGCGGGAGCTGGCGGCGCTCACCAACCGGCGCGACAGCATCAACGCCCAGCTGACCAACGTCCGGGAGATGCTGGCCACGCTGACCGGCGCGGCGGTGGCCGCGGCCAGCGAGCCGCAGGACGAGCCGCTGACCCGCACCGTCCCGGCGCAGGCGCAGCAGCGCGGCTGA
- a CDS encoding acetyl-CoA C-acetyltransferase, producing MSSPAARSSVIVAGARTPVGRLLGSLKDFSGAQLGAVAVRAALERAGVTPEDVEYVILGQVLQAGAGQLPARQAAVAAGIPMGVPAVNVNKVCLSGLNAVALADQLIRAGEYETVVAGGQESMTNAPHLLPGSRAGHKYGAIEVLDHMALDGLTDAFEHVAMGESTERHNTRLGLGRPEQDAFAALSHQRAARARKDGLLAEEIVPVPVPQRRGEPVLVTEDEGIRPETTAESLAKLRPAFPAGAADGAEGTITAGSASQISDGAAALVVMSRERAERLGLPWMAEIVAAGSVAGPDNSLQSQPANAIRRALERAGLGVADLDLVEINEAFAAVAVQSMRELGLTEERVNVNGGAIAIGHPIGASGARILLHLAYELRRRGGGVGAAALCGGGGQGDALIIRVPAA from the coding sequence ATGAGCTCTCCCGCTGCCCGCTCCTCCGTCATCGTCGCGGGCGCCCGCACGCCCGTCGGGCGGCTGCTCGGCTCGCTGAAGGACTTCAGCGGCGCCCAGCTCGGCGCCGTCGCGGTGCGCGCCGCCCTGGAGCGGGCGGGGGTGACCCCCGAGGACGTGGAGTACGTGATCCTCGGTCAGGTGCTCCAGGCCGGCGCCGGTCAGCTGCCGGCGCGGCAGGCCGCGGTGGCGGCCGGCATCCCGATGGGGGTGCCCGCGGTCAACGTGAACAAGGTCTGCCTGTCCGGGCTCAACGCCGTGGCCCTGGCCGACCAGCTGATCCGGGCCGGGGAGTACGAGACGGTGGTGGCCGGCGGGCAGGAGTCCATGACCAACGCCCCGCACCTGCTGCCGGGCTCGCGCGCCGGGCACAAGTACGGGGCCATCGAGGTGCTGGACCACATGGCGCTGGACGGGCTGACCGACGCGTTCGAGCACGTGGCGATGGGCGAGTCCACCGAGCGCCACAACACCCGGCTGGGCCTGGGGCGGCCCGAGCAGGACGCCTTCGCGGCGCTCTCCCACCAGCGCGCGGCGCGGGCCCGCAAGGACGGCCTGCTGGCGGAGGAGATCGTGCCGGTCCCGGTGCCGCAGCGCCGCGGCGAGCCGGTGCTGGTCACCGAGGACGAGGGCATCCGGCCGGAGACCACGGCGGAGTCGCTGGCCAAGCTGCGCCCGGCCTTCCCGGCGGGGGCGGCGGACGGGGCCGAGGGCACGATCACGGCCGGCTCGGCCTCGCAGATCTCCGACGGCGCGGCGGCGCTGGTGGTGATGAGCCGGGAGCGGGCCGAGCGGCTCGGGCTGCCGTGGATGGCGGAGATCGTGGCGGCCGGCAGCGTGGCCGGGCCGGACAACTCGCTGCAGTCGCAGCCCGCGAACGCGATCCGCCGGGCGCTGGAGCGGGCCGGGCTCGGGGTGGCGGACCTGGACCTGGTGGAGATCAACGAGGCGTTCGCCGCGGTCGCGGTGCAGTCGATGCGGGAGCTGGGACTGACCGAGGAGCGGGTGAACGTGAACGGCGGGGCCATCGCCATCGGCCACCCGATCGGCGCGTCCGGGGCCCGCATCCTGCTGCACCTGGCGTACGAGCTGCGGCGCCGGGGCGGTGGGGTGGGCGCGGCGGCGCTGTGCGGGGGCGGCGGGCAGGGCGACGCCCTGATTATTCGCGTGCCGGCCGCCTGA
- the meaB gene encoding methylmalonyl Co-A mutase-associated GTPase MeaB: MHIDERRGGSVPPSLRPSTPPAGAGGRTYDVPALVEQARAGRPRAVARLISLVESASPQVREATEALAAAPGRAYVVGLTGAPGVGKSTTTSALVAAYRRRGLRVGVLAVDPSSPFSGGALLGDRVRMQEHATDPEVYIRSMATRGHLGGLSWAAPQALRVLGAAGCEVVLVETVGVGQSEVEVAAQADTTVVLLAPGMGDGIQAAKAGILEVGDVFVVNKADREGADATVRELKHMIGLGGSAPRRGEPAAPAADGTPPPPPWVPPIVRTVAARDEGLADLVDAIERHRGWMGRAGVLERRRRERAAREIVAIATAELHGRIGELRGGRRLEELAERVLAGVSGPYTAAEELLAAV, translated from the coding sequence ATGCACATCGACGAGCGCCGCGGGGGCTCCGTGCCCCCGTCCCTGCGGCCCTCCACGCCGCCCGCCGGCGCCGGCGGGCGGACGTACGACGTGCCGGCGCTCGTGGAGCAGGCGCGGGCGGGCCGGCCGCGCGCGGTGGCCCGGCTGATCTCCCTGGTGGAGTCGGCCTCCCCGCAGGTGCGCGAGGCCACCGAGGCGCTGGCCGCCGCGCCGGGCCGGGCCTACGTGGTCGGACTGACCGGCGCGCCGGGGGTCGGCAAGTCCACCACCACCTCGGCGCTGGTGGCCGCCTACCGGCGGCGCGGGCTGCGGGTGGGGGTGCTGGCCGTCGACCCGTCCTCGCCGTTCTCCGGCGGCGCGCTGCTCGGGGACCGGGTCCGCATGCAGGAGCACGCCACCGATCCGGAGGTGTACATCCGCTCCATGGCGACCCGCGGCCACCTGGGCGGGCTGTCCTGGGCGGCCCCGCAGGCGCTGCGCGTCCTGGGCGCGGCGGGGTGCGAGGTCGTGCTGGTGGAGACGGTCGGGGTCGGCCAGTCGGAGGTGGAGGTCGCCGCGCAGGCGGACACCACCGTGGTGCTGCTGGCCCCGGGCATGGGGGACGGCATCCAGGCGGCGAAGGCCGGCATCCTGGAGGTCGGTGACGTGTTCGTGGTGAACAAGGCCGACCGGGAGGGCGCGGACGCCACCGTCCGGGAGCTGAAGCACATGATCGGGCTGGGCGGCTCCGCGCCGCGTCGGGGAGAGCCGGCCGCTCCGGCGGCCGACGGCACGCCGCCCCCGCCGCCGTGGGTGCCGCCGATCGTGCGGACGGTGGCGGCGCGCGACGAGGGCCTGGCGGACCTGGTGGACGCCATAGAGCGGCACCGGGGCTGGATGGGGCGCGCCGGGGTGCTGGAGCGGCGGCGCCGGGAGCGGGCGGCCCGGGAGATCGTGGCGATCGCCACCGCGGAGCTGCACGGCCGGATCGGTGAGCTGCGCGGCGGCCGGCGGCTGGAGGAGCTGGCGGAGCGGGTGCTGGCCGGCGTGAGCGGGCCGTACACCGCCGCGGAGGAACTGCTGGCCGCGGTGTGA
- a CDS encoding MarR family winged helix-turn-helix transcriptional regulator, with amino-acid sequence MNAPDTDTPHPATPDDPIASGRIDWLSDSEQRLWRGWLQATRLLNTLVERDLNPFDLTMYDYEILVNLSEAPERRMRMTDLAMASVQSKSRLSHQITRMEKAGLVRRESCDQDRRGLYAVLTEHGWDTIRAVAPHHVASVRQHFIDLLDDERRAALASALEPVLRHLEESRDRP; translated from the coding sequence ATGAACGCGCCGGATACCGACACCCCCCACCCCGCCACGCCCGACGACCCCATCGCCAGCGGCCGGATCGACTGGCTCAGCGACAGCGAGCAGCGCCTGTGGCGCGGCTGGCTCCAGGCCACCCGGCTGCTCAACACCCTGGTCGAACGGGACCTGAACCCCTTCGACCTGACCATGTACGACTACGAGATCCTGGTCAACCTCTCCGAGGCGCCCGAGCGGCGGATGCGGATGACCGACCTGGCCATGGCCTCCGTGCAGTCCAAGAGCCGGCTCTCCCACCAGATCACCCGGATGGAGAAGGCCGGGCTGGTGCGGCGGGAGTCCTGCGACCAGGACCGCCGCGGGCTGTACGCCGTGCTCACCGAGCACGGCTGGGACACCATCAGGGCCGTCGCCCCGCACCACGTGGCCAGCGTGCGCCAGCACTTCATCGACCTGCTCGACGACGAGCGCCGCGCCGCGCTCGCCTCCGCCCTGGAGCCCGTGCTGCGGCACCTGGAGGAGTCCCGCGACCGACCGTGA
- a CDS encoding AIM24 family protein, with product MTTEPKVWDPYALPANDNVNSYTFCVELNGQWFLQKGKMIAYYGQIDFQNLGAGPLDALVAANFHSPLHAGDWIVAQGNGKMLLADRAFDVNSFDLDDGNLTIRSGNLLAFQPGLSLKQSIIPGFVTLIGTGRFVAASNGPVHFVEPPVRVDPQALLGWADCPSPCHHYDHAYLRGVMGGLRQLTGMGGSSGEEHQFEFVGAGTVLMQSSEKLMEERPTGAVPHEAGVPQGGPLGGMLGGLGGAGGAQGLGGIARRFGL from the coding sequence GTGACGACCGAGCCGAAGGTCTGGGACCCGTACGCCCTGCCGGCGAACGACAACGTCAACTCCTACACCTTCTGCGTGGAGCTGAACGGGCAGTGGTTCCTGCAGAAGGGCAAGATGATCGCCTACTACGGGCAGATCGACTTCCAGAACCTGGGGGCCGGGCCGCTGGACGCGCTGGTCGCCGCCAACTTCCACTCCCCGCTGCACGCCGGTGACTGGATCGTGGCGCAGGGCAACGGCAAGATGCTGCTGGCCGACCGGGCGTTCGACGTCAACTCGTTCGACCTGGACGACGGCAACCTGACCATCCGTTCCGGCAACCTGCTGGCCTTCCAGCCGGGCCTGTCGCTGAAGCAGTCGATCATCCCGGGGTTCGTGACGCTGATCGGCACCGGCCGGTTCGTGGCGGCGTCCAACGGCCCGGTCCACTTCGTGGAGCCCCCCGTCCGGGTGGATCCGCAGGCGCTGCTGGGCTGGGCGGACTGCCCCTCGCCGTGCCACCACTACGACCATGCCTACCTGCGCGGCGTGATGGGCGGCCTGCGGCAGCTCACCGGCATGGGGGGCAGCTCCGGCGAGGAGCACCAGTTCGAGTTCGTCGGCGCGGGTACGGTGCTGATGCAGTCGTCGGAGAAGCTCATGGAGGAGCGACCGACGGGGGCCGTGCCGCACGAGGCGGGCGTCCCGCAGGGCGGTCCGCTCGGCGGGATGCTCGGGGGCCTCGGCGGCGCGGGCGGGGCGCAGGGGCTGGGCGGCATCGCCCGACGCTTCGGGCTGTGA
- a CDS encoding AIM24 family protein, which produces MPFIRINSKMVEAKVAPGQRLFSQRGSMLAYRGDVRFTPNMSGGHGGLMSMIGRRVAGEAAPLMTVEGNGTVMFGHGGHHVHVVDLTGETLYVEADRLLAFDGSLSQGTMFMGSQGGVMGMVRGQATGQGLFTTTLAGHGSVAVMAHGGVFELPITPDRPVHVDPQAYVAHRGEVRNKLSTALGWRDMVGRGSGEAFQLELSGHGAVYVQASEEKL; this is translated from the coding sequence ATGCCGTTCATCCGGATCAACTCCAAGATGGTCGAGGCGAAGGTCGCGCCCGGCCAGCGGCTGTTCAGCCAGCGCGGTTCGATGCTGGCCTACCGGGGCGACGTCCGCTTCACCCCGAACATGAGCGGGGGCCACGGCGGGCTGATGTCGATGATCGGCCGTCGGGTGGCCGGCGAGGCCGCCCCGCTGATGACGGTCGAGGGCAACGGCACGGTGATGTTCGGCCACGGCGGCCACCACGTGCACGTGGTGGACCTCACCGGGGAGACCCTCTACGTGGAGGCCGACCGCCTGCTGGCCTTCGACGGATCGCTGAGCCAGGGGACAATGTTCATGGGCAGCCAGGGCGGGGTGATGGGCATGGTGCGCGGCCAGGCCACCGGGCAGGGCCTGTTCACCACCACGCTGGCCGGGCACGGCTCGGTGGCGGTGATGGCGCACGGCGGCGTCTTCGAGCTGCCGATCACGCCGGACCGCCCGGTCCACGTCGATCCGCAGGCGTACGTGGCGCACCGCGGCGAGGTGCGCAACAAGCTCTCCACGGCGCTGGGCTGGCGGGACATGGTCGGCCGCGGTTCGGGGGAGGCCTTCCAGCTGGAGCTGTCCGGACACGGCGCGGTGTACGTGCAGGCGAGTGAGGAGAAGCTGTGA
- a CDS encoding AIM24 family protein, whose protein sequence is MAQFRLNDPRVLSVDLAGDSVRARNGAMVAYEGQISFKRLSGGGDGLRGMVARQLTGESVTMMEVKGSGTCHLADEARHVNLVRLSGEKLFVEASNLLAVDGALRTGTTFTGLRGATQGNGLFTTTVEGTGQAAILSDGAAIVLRVSAQFPLQVDPGAYVAHTGNLRQDFVTGVSWRTFVGESSGESFQIRFTGEGLVYVQPSERNTIGGQL, encoded by the coding sequence AACGACCCCCGCGTGCTCTCCGTCGACCTCGCCGGAGACTCCGTCCGCGCGCGCAACGGGGCCATGGTGGCCTACGAGGGGCAGATCAGCTTCAAGCGGCTGTCCGGCGGCGGGGACGGCCTGCGCGGCATGGTGGCCCGTCAGCTGACCGGCGAGTCGGTCACCATGATGGAGGTCAAGGGGAGCGGCACCTGCCACCTGGCGGACGAGGCGCGGCACGTCAACCTGGTCCGGTTGTCCGGCGAGAAGCTGTTCGTCGAGGCCAGCAACCTGCTGGCGGTGGACGGCGCGCTGCGCACCGGCACCACGTTCACCGGGCTGCGCGGCGCCACCCAGGGCAACGGCCTGTTCACCACCACGGTGGAGGGCACGGGGCAGGCGGCGATCCTGAGCGACGGGGCGGCGATCGTGCTGCGGGTCTCCGCGCAGTTCCCGCTCCAGGTCGATCCGGGCGCCTACGTGGCGCACACCGGCAACCTCCGCCAGGACTTCGTCACCGGGGTGAGCTGGCGCACCTTCGTCGGGGAGAGCTCCGGGGAGTCCTTCCAGATCCGCTTCACCGGTGAGGGCCTGGTGTACGTCCAGCCCTCCGAGCGCAACACGATCGGGGGGCAGCTGTAG